From the genome of Eublepharis macularius isolate TG4126 chromosome 12, MPM_Emac_v1.0, whole genome shotgun sequence, one region includes:
- the LOC129339626 gene encoding olfactory receptor 4N2-like gives MRRENCTTMVKEFVLLGLSQTREIQLCLFFLFLFIDSLLLPVNILIILTIWSNPRLRSPMFFFLGNLAFLDLCYCAITPPKMLADLYSRQKAISYWGCMAQIFFLHWLGAAEFLLLIGMAFDRYVAICHPLRYGNVVSKGVCWSLIASVWLLGLMHSLIQFIPIIHLPFCGPNRLDNFFCDINQIIKLACTDTYALEFVMFVNSGLATLMCFILLLLSYGALLAKVRSSSTKGKRKTASTCVTHIIIVFIMFAPAIYMYCRPFQDFPLDKIVAIFHTVVFPLMNPMVYTLRNNEIKLAIRKMVTKHKIWGRE, from the coding sequence ATGCGACGGGAGAACTGCACAACCATGGTGAAAGAGTTTGTGCTGCTGGGTCTCTCACAAACGAGGGAGATCCAGCTCTGCCtctttttcctcttcctcttcattGACTCCCTCCTTCTGCCCGTGAACATCCTAATCATCCTAACCATCTGGAGCAACCCTCGTCTCAGATCTCCCATGTTTTTCTTCCTTGGAAACCTGGCATTCCTGGATCTCTGCTACTGCGCCATCACACCACCCAAAATGTTGGCTGACTTGTACTCGCGGCAGAAAGCCATCTCCTACTGGGGCTGCATGGCCCAGATCTTCTTCCTCCACTGGCTGGGAGCAGCCGAGTTCCTTCTCCTGATTGGCATGGCCTTTGATCGATACGTGGCTATCTGCCACCCACTACGTTACGGTAACGTGGTGAGCAAAGGAGTCTGCTGGAGCCTCATTGCAAGTGTCTGGCTTCTTGGTTTGATGCATTCTTTGATACAGTTCATCCCCATCATTCATCTTCCTTTCTGTGGACCGAACAGACTGGACAATTTCTTCTGTGATATCAATCAGATCATCAAGCTGGCTTGCACGGACACTTATGCCTTGGAGTTCGTCATGTTCGTCAACAGTGGTTTGGCCACTTTGATGtgcttcatcctcctcctcctctcctatgGAGCCCTGCTGGCCAAAGTGAGGTCCAGCTCCACCAAGGGGAAGAGGAAGACAGCCTCCACGTGTGTCACCCACATCATCATCGTCTTCATCATGTTTGCCCCTGCTATCTACATGTACTGCCGCCCATTCCAGGACTTCCCCCTCGACAAGATAGTGGCCATCTTCCACACCGTGGTCTTTCCACTGATGAACCCCATGGTTTATACCTTGAGGAACAATGAAATCAAGCTTGCTATACGGAAGATGGTCACCAAACACAAGATCTGGGGCAGGGAGTGA